A region of Rhizorhabdus wittichii RW1 DNA encodes the following proteins:
- a CDS encoding short-chain dehydrogenase/reductase SDR (PFAM: NAD-dependent epimerase/dehydratase; short-chain dehydrogenase/reductase SDR; KR), with translation MTAAEAHGVPSPDFPDADGVALVIGGSGGIGRAICEKLAAAGTDVALTYRSNPATADEVVSAVERHGRNAVAHALDMADPADVARACAAIVARHGRIHTVVNATGSHIAMKYIGDIGPDEFGRVMRADVDGWFAAVHALLPHMRAKGGSFVTLSTTGLFRWPAKDALSVIPKAANDALMTGIAREEGRNGIRANTVALGLIDAGLFRKLIGVAYDDAYIEAARRNSALKRLGTADEVAEAVLFFASHRARFVTGQTLTLDGGYSL, from the coding sequence GTGACGGCGGCCGAGGCGCATGGCGTGCCCTCCCCGGACTTCCCGGATGCGGACGGCGTCGCGCTGGTCATCGGCGGCAGCGGCGGGATCGGACGGGCGATCTGCGAGAAGCTTGCGGCGGCGGGAACCGACGTCGCGCTGACCTACCGCAGCAACCCGGCGACCGCCGACGAAGTGGTCTCCGCCGTCGAGCGCCACGGGCGAAACGCCGTCGCCCATGCGCTGGACATGGCCGACCCGGCGGACGTCGCCCGCGCCTGCGCCGCCATCGTCGCGCGGCACGGGCGCATCCACACCGTGGTCAACGCCACCGGATCGCATATCGCGATGAAGTATATCGGCGACATCGGCCCCGACGAGTTCGGCCGGGTGATGCGCGCCGACGTCGACGGCTGGTTCGCCGCCGTCCACGCGCTGCTGCCGCACATGCGCGCGAAGGGCGGCAGCTTCGTCACGCTGAGCACGACCGGCCTGTTCCGCTGGCCGGCGAAGGACGCGCTGTCGGTCATCCCCAAGGCGGCGAACGACGCGCTGATGACCGGCATCGCGCGGGAGGAGGGTCGCAACGGCATCCGCGCCAACACCGTCGCACTGGGGCTGATCGACGCGGGGCTGTTCCGCAAGCTGATCGGCGTCGCCTATGACGATGCCTATATCGAGGCGGCCAGGCGCAATTCGGCGCTGAAGCGGCTCGGCACCGCCGACGAGGTGGCGGAGGCGGTGCTGTTCTTCGCCTCGCACCGAGCCCGCTTCGTGACCGGCCAGACGCTGACGCTCGATGGCGGCTACAGCCTCTAG
- a CDS encoding pyruvate ferredoxin/flavodoxin oxidoreductase (PFAM: pyruvate ferredoxin/flavodoxin oxidoreductase), translated as MTTPADPAAAELHDYALDDRYRRTSGRVYLSGSQALVRLPMLQRVRDLAEGRNTAGFISGYTGSPLGGYDTALKAAKKELDAHHIVFQPGLNEELGATAVWGSQQTDLFGEARYDGVFALWYGKGPGLDRAGDAIKHGNYSGSSKHGGVLVLAGDDHGAKSSTTAHQSDHGFIHYGIPYFNPASVQDYLDYGLHGIALSRHAGCWVGMKCVTDTIESSASVDISAMEAPILPPEAEAQGQAGRNARWGVHPVLAEQSHYQRRLPAVQAFVKANRLNHPVIHAEDGLLGIVTGGKAWLDVMQALEELGLDRDGCRRHGVGVFKVAMPWPLEPDLIADFARAYRTILVVEEKRPIIEQQLAGLFVNDRSAPILIGKNDEAGSPLIPSVGELNAPLLAAAIGSTLARLGAGPGPAARSAPTATGAGQAAGLVRLPSFCAGCPHNGSTRVPQGSVAFGGIGCHGMATFLPERNTPTLFQMGGEGAPWIGLSPFTERKHIFQNLGDGTYYHSGLLAIRAAVAAKVNITYKILVNDAIAMTGGQVIEGSVRVDALTRQVHAEGVRRIAVVSDDIDKYRAGHDFAPGVTIHHRDDLAAVQEELREVEGVSILVYEQYCATELRRRRKRGKAEDPDRRIFINPRVCEGCGDCGVQSNCIAIEPVETGFGRKRRINQSACNKDFSCTKGYCPSFVTVHGAKPRRRGSSGAAALPPAAAELAARLPTPKVAPVDAPFSLLVTGIGGAGVVTVGALLGMAAHLEGKGCSVLDVAGLAQRNGPVTSHVRIARRPEDLHATRIVTADLVLGCDIVVTAGQEATSKMVAERSRAVVNTRVAPTSAFASNPDLNLDAGAMVDRIRASLGDDANAAFVDAGRLADALMGNEIATNLFLVGYAIQKGWMPVGIDSVLRAIDLNGVSVEMNRTALLWGRIAAEDLAAVQACAFGVGSGEGEALPPQEEALGDLVARLAADLAAYQDAGYARRYRALVARVRSADGGFPERQAALSKAVARYLHKLMAYKDEYEVARLYSDGAFRRALEEAFEGDLRLEFHMAPPLLQKRDPRTGRYRKRTFGRGTMRLYALLAKLKFLRGTPFDPFGRSAHRREERALIVHYEGLIEEVLRHLDAETYDLAVEIASYPELIRGYDSVKDEHLGRARARLEELRQRLLDPAAAPRALETA; from the coding sequence GTGACCACCCCCGCCGATCCCGCCGCCGCGGAGCTGCACGACTATGCGCTGGACGACCGTTACCGGAGGACATCCGGCAGGGTCTATCTGTCGGGGTCGCAGGCGCTGGTCCGCCTGCCGATGCTGCAACGGGTCCGCGACCTCGCCGAGGGCCGCAACACGGCCGGCTTCATCTCGGGCTATACCGGCTCGCCGCTCGGCGGATACGACACCGCGCTGAAGGCGGCGAAGAAGGAGCTCGACGCGCACCACATCGTCTTCCAGCCGGGCCTCAACGAGGAGCTCGGCGCGACGGCGGTGTGGGGATCGCAGCAGACCGACCTGTTCGGCGAGGCGCGCTACGACGGGGTGTTCGCGCTGTGGTACGGCAAGGGCCCCGGCCTCGACCGCGCCGGCGACGCGATCAAGCACGGCAATTATTCGGGATCGTCGAAGCATGGCGGGGTGCTCGTCCTCGCCGGGGACGATCATGGCGCGAAGTCGTCGACGACCGCGCACCAGAGCGACCACGGCTTCATCCATTACGGCATCCCCTATTTCAATCCGGCCTCGGTGCAGGACTATCTCGACTACGGCCTCCACGGCATCGCGCTGTCGCGCCATGCCGGCTGCTGGGTCGGCATGAAATGCGTGACCGACACGATCGAAAGCTCGGCGTCGGTCGACATCTCCGCCATGGAGGCGCCGATCCTGCCGCCCGAGGCGGAGGCGCAGGGCCAGGCCGGCCGCAACGCCCGCTGGGGCGTCCACCCCGTCCTTGCCGAGCAGTCGCATTACCAGAGGCGCCTTCCGGCGGTGCAGGCCTTCGTCAAGGCGAACCGGCTCAACCATCCGGTGATCCACGCCGAGGACGGCCTGCTCGGCATCGTCACCGGCGGCAAGGCCTGGCTCGACGTGATGCAGGCGCTGGAGGAGCTGGGCCTCGATCGCGACGGCTGCCGCAGGCATGGCGTCGGCGTCTTCAAGGTGGCGATGCCCTGGCCGCTCGAACCCGACCTGATCGCCGATTTCGCACGCGCCTATCGGACCATCCTCGTCGTCGAGGAGAAGCGCCCGATCATCGAGCAGCAGCTCGCCGGCCTGTTCGTCAACGACCGTTCCGCGCCGATCCTGATCGGGAAGAACGACGAGGCGGGATCGCCGCTGATCCCGTCGGTGGGCGAGCTCAATGCCCCGCTGCTGGCGGCGGCGATCGGATCGACCCTGGCGCGGCTCGGCGCCGGTCCCGGCCCCGCCGCCCGGTCCGCGCCGACCGCGACCGGCGCCGGACAGGCCGCCGGCCTCGTCCGCCTGCCGAGTTTCTGCGCGGGGTGTCCGCACAACGGCTCGACCCGGGTGCCGCAGGGCAGCGTCGCCTTCGGCGGCATCGGCTGCCACGGCATGGCGACCTTCCTGCCCGAGCGGAACACTCCGACGCTGTTCCAGATGGGCGGCGAGGGCGCGCCGTGGATCGGCCTGTCGCCCTTCACCGAACGGAAGCACATCTTCCAGAATCTCGGCGACGGCACCTATTATCATTCGGGCCTGCTCGCGATCCGCGCCGCCGTCGCGGCGAAGGTCAACATCACCTACAAGATCCTCGTCAACGACGCGATCGCGATGACCGGCGGACAGGTCATCGAAGGCAGCGTCCGCGTCGACGCCCTCACCCGGCAGGTCCATGCCGAGGGGGTCCGCCGGATCGCGGTGGTCAGCGACGACATCGACAAATATCGCGCCGGCCATGATTTCGCGCCGGGCGTCACCATCCACCATCGCGACGACCTTGCGGCGGTGCAGGAGGAGCTGAGGGAGGTCGAGGGCGTCTCGATCCTGGTCTACGAGCAATATTGCGCGACCGAGCTGCGCCGCCGCCGCAAGCGCGGCAAGGCCGAGGACCCCGACCGCCGCATCTTCATCAACCCGCGCGTCTGCGAGGGCTGCGGCGATTGCGGGGTGCAGTCGAACTGCATCGCCATCGAGCCGGTCGAGACCGGCTTCGGACGCAAGCGGCGGATCAACCAGTCGGCCTGCAACAAGGATTTCTCCTGCACCAAGGGCTATTGCCCCAGCTTCGTCACCGTCCACGGCGCCAAACCGCGCCGGCGCGGCTCCAGCGGTGCGGCGGCGCTTCCCCCCGCCGCCGCCGAACTGGCCGCGCGCTTGCCGACACCAAAGGTCGCGCCGGTCGACGCGCCGTTCAGCCTGCTCGTCACCGGCATCGGCGGCGCGGGCGTCGTCACCGTCGGCGCGCTGCTGGGCATGGCGGCGCACCTCGAAGGCAAGGGATGCTCGGTGCTCGACGTCGCCGGGCTCGCCCAGCGCAACGGGCCGGTGACCAGCCATGTCCGCATCGCCCGGCGGCCCGAGGACCTGCACGCGACGCGCATCGTCACGGCGGACCTCGTCCTCGGTTGCGACATCGTCGTGACGGCGGGACAGGAGGCGACGTCGAAGATGGTGGCGGAGCGGAGCCGTGCGGTGGTCAACACGCGGGTGGCGCCGACCTCGGCCTTCGCGAGCAATCCCGATCTCAACCTCGACGCGGGCGCCATGGTCGATCGGATCCGCGCGAGCCTGGGTGATGATGCGAACGCCGCCTTCGTCGACGCCGGCAGGCTCGCCGACGCGCTGATGGGCAACGAGATCGCCACCAACCTCTTCCTGGTCGGCTATGCGATCCAGAAGGGCTGGATGCCGGTCGGGATCGACAGCGTGCTGCGCGCGATCGACCTCAACGGCGTCAGCGTCGAGATGAACCGGACCGCGCTGCTCTGGGGCAGGATCGCCGCGGAGGACCTCGCCGCCGTCCAGGCCTGCGCGTTCGGCGTCGGCAGTGGCGAGGGGGAGGCCCTTCCGCCGCAGGAGGAGGCACTCGGCGATCTCGTCGCGCGGCTCGCGGCGGACCTGGCCGCCTATCAGGACGCGGGCTATGCGCGCCGCTATCGCGCGCTGGTCGCCCGCGTCCGATCGGCCGACGGCGGCTTCCCGGAGCGGCAGGCGGCGCTGAGCAAGGCGGTGGCGCGCTATCTCCACAAGCTGATGGCCTACAAGGACGAATATGAGGTCGCCCGGCTCTATTCGGACGGCGCCTTCCGGCGCGCGCTGGAGGAGGCGTTCGAGGGCGACCTGCGGCTCGAATTCCACATGGCGCCGCCGCTGCTCCAGAAGCGCGACCCGCGCACCGGCCGCTACCGGAAGCGGACCTTCGGACGCGGCACGATGCGCCTCTACGCGCTGCTCGCAAAGCTCAAATTCCTGCGCGGCACGCCGTTCGACCCATTCGGCCGCAGCGCCCACCGCAGGGAGGAGCGCGCGCTGATCGTCCATTATGAAGGGCTGATCGAGGAGGTGCTGCGCCATCTCGACGCGGAGACCTACGACCTCGCGGTCGAGATCGCCTCCTATCCCGAGCTGATCCGCGGCTACGACAGCGTCAAGGACGAGCATCTCGGACGGGCGCGGGCACGGCTGGAGGAACTGCGGCAACGCCTGCTCGATCCCGCCGCCGCGCCGCGCGCGCTCGAAACCGCCTGA
- a CDS encoding acyl-CoA dehydrogenase domain protein (PFAM: acyl-CoA dehydrogenase domain protein; Acyl-CoA dehydrogenase, type 2, C-terminal domain), with product MSDALFLPVRRTLFSSEHVMFRTTVRKFMQEAVIPNLDKWNSQCHPDREVWLEAGKLGLLCVTIPEQYGGAGADRKYSTVLIEEQQRANAAGPGFVMHSEIVAGYIERFGTEEQKAAWLPRMARGEVIGSLAMTEPRGGSDLRAISTRAMAFGDHYILNGAKTFITNGYITDLIIVAAKTEQDDGTTGLSLFLVEADRAGVSKSMPLDKVGQKAQDAAELFFDDVHVPKGNLLGRQGEGLHYLMQELAWERLMIAIRAVAGCEVALETTVDYVKSRNMFGKSLIDFQNTRFKLAECKTKTQIARVYIDKCIELACDGKLDAEASAMAKWWCTELQNRVLDECVQFHGGYGYMLEYPVARAWTDARAQMIYGGTNEIMKEIIARKL from the coding sequence GTGAGCGACGCGCTGTTCCTGCCGGTGAGACGGACGCTCTTTTCGAGCGAACATGTCATGTTCCGAACGACCGTCCGCAAATTCATGCAGGAAGCGGTCATCCCGAACCTGGATAAGTGGAACAGTCAATGCCACCCCGACCGCGAGGTCTGGCTGGAGGCGGGCAAGCTGGGCCTGCTCTGCGTGACGATCCCCGAGCAATATGGCGGCGCGGGCGCCGACCGGAAGTACAGCACCGTGCTGATCGAGGAGCAGCAGCGCGCCAACGCCGCCGGCCCCGGCTTCGTCATGCATTCCGAGATCGTCGCCGGCTATATCGAGCGCTTCGGCACCGAGGAGCAGAAGGCCGCCTGGCTGCCGCGCATGGCGCGCGGCGAGGTGATCGGATCGCTCGCCATGACCGAACCGCGCGGCGGCTCCGACCTGCGGGCGATCTCGACCCGCGCCATGGCCTTCGGGGATCATTACATCCTCAACGGCGCGAAGACCTTCATCACCAACGGCTACATCACCGACCTGATCATCGTCGCAGCCAAGACCGAACAGGACGACGGCACCACCGGCCTGTCGCTGTTCCTGGTCGAGGCCGATCGCGCCGGCGTCAGCAAGAGCATGCCCCTCGACAAGGTCGGGCAGAAGGCACAGGACGCCGCCGAGCTGTTCTTCGACGACGTCCATGTCCCCAAGGGCAACCTGCTCGGCCGCCAGGGGGAAGGGCTGCATTACCTGATGCAGGAACTCGCCTGGGAGCGGCTGATGATCGCGATCCGCGCGGTCGCGGGATGCGAGGTCGCGCTCGAGACCACCGTCGACTACGTCAAGTCGCGCAACATGTTCGGCAAGAGCCTGATCGATTTCCAGAACACCCGCTTCAAGCTGGCCGAGTGCAAGACCAAGACCCAGATCGCGCGCGTCTACATCGACAAGTGCATCGAGCTGGCCTGCGACGGGAAGCTCGATGCCGAGGCGTCCGCCATGGCCAAATGGTGGTGCACCGAACTGCAGAACCGGGTGCTCGACGAATGCGTCCAGTTCCACGGCGGCTATGGCTACATGCTCGAATATCCGGTCGCGCGCGCCTGGACCGACGCGCGGGCGCAGATGATCTACGGCGGCACGAACGAGATCATGAAAGAGATCATCGCGAGGAAGCTGTGA
- a CDS encoding MaoC domain protein dehydratase (PFAM: MaoC domain protein dehydratase) has translation MTEIRFDDIAGLEALVSADYGPWSEARTVTQADIAAFGELTGDRQWIHVDVARARAESPFGSTIAHGFLILSLVSDMRKSEGFRIVGHGNALNYGIDGLRFIRPVPVDSDVHCRTRLQGVEAKDGGTMIELGLAVHVVGQEVPCLVLRWKLFYRP, from the coding sequence ATGACCGAGATAAGATTTGACGACATCGCCGGGCTCGAGGCGCTGGTCTCGGCCGACTATGGCCCGTGGAGCGAAGCCCGCACCGTCACCCAGGCGGACATCGCCGCGTTCGGCGAGCTGACCGGCGACCGCCAGTGGATCCATGTCGACGTCGCCCGCGCGCGGGCCGAGAGCCCGTTCGGCTCGACCATCGCGCACGGCTTCCTGATCCTCTCGCTGGTCTCCGACATGCGCAAGAGCGAGGGGTTCCGGATCGTCGGGCACGGCAACGCGCTCAACTATGGGATCGACGGCCTGCGCTTCATCCGGCCGGTGCCGGTCGACTCCGACGTCCACTGCCGGACGCGGCTCCAGGGCGTCGAGGCGAAGGACGGCGGGACGATGATCGAGCTCGGCCTCGCCGTCCATGTCGTCGGGCAGGAGGTGCCCTGCCTCGTGCTGCGCTGGAAGCTCTTCTACCGGCCCTGA
- a CDS encoding Acetyl-CoA acetyltransferase-like protein: MLKDKTAIVGIGETPFARNLAESEFQLACRAIKAALDDAGIHPSEVDALSCYTYEETPEFEVARAVGMGEVHYLSQSPHGGGAGCGAIGHLAMAIAAGVAKVGVVWRSRKRGARSKRLWAGVQEVVADHWKWSRPQGLLRPVDEVAVLTRRYMHDHGLTREQLAEVALSMRAYAAGNPKALMGGRTLSLAQYLDARMISDPLCLFDNCLESDGAIALVLVGSDRAADCAHRPVRIHAFSQGMKRQHQLMTDYHADDPLRSSSWTCAANLWRQSDIQAADIAVAQLYDAFSPLVLFSLEAYGFCGRGEAGAFVAEGHLRPGGRLPVNTSGGSLAEVYLHGMNLATEAVKQLRGTALTQIDGARTCLLTSCDTTPNGALVLRS, encoded by the coding sequence ATGCTGAAGGACAAGACCGCGATCGTCGGGATCGGGGAAACGCCGTTCGCCAGGAACCTGGCCGAGTCCGAATTCCAGCTCGCCTGCCGGGCGATCAAGGCGGCGCTCGACGATGCCGGCATCCACCCGTCCGAGGTCGATGCCCTGTCCTGCTACACCTATGAGGAGACGCCCGAGTTCGAGGTCGCCCGCGCGGTCGGCATGGGCGAGGTCCATTACCTCTCCCAGTCGCCGCACGGCGGCGGCGCAGGCTGCGGCGCGATCGGCCACCTCGCGATGGCGATCGCGGCCGGGGTCGCGAAGGTCGGCGTGGTCTGGCGCTCGCGCAAGCGCGGCGCGCGATCGAAGCGGCTCTGGGCCGGCGTGCAGGAAGTGGTCGCCGACCATTGGAAATGGTCGCGGCCGCAGGGGCTGCTTCGTCCGGTCGACGAGGTGGCGGTGCTGACCCGGCGCTACATGCACGACCATGGGCTGACGCGCGAGCAGCTCGCCGAGGTGGCGCTGTCGATGCGCGCCTATGCGGCCGGCAATCCCAAGGCGCTGATGGGCGGCCGGACGCTGTCGCTCGCGCAATATCTCGACGCGCGGATGATCTCCGATCCGCTCTGCCTGTTCGACAACTGCCTCGAAAGCGACGGCGCGATCGCGCTGGTGCTGGTCGGCAGCGACCGGGCCGCCGATTGCGCGCACCGGCCGGTCCGCATCCACGCCTTCTCGCAAGGCATGAAGCGGCAGCACCAGCTGATGACCGACTATCATGCCGACGACCCGCTGCGCAGCTCGTCCTGGACATGCGCCGCCAACCTGTGGCGGCAATCGGACATCCAGGCCGCGGACATCGCCGTCGCCCAGCTCTATGACGCCTTCTCGCCGCTCGTCCTCTTTTCGCTGGAGGCCTATGGCTTCTGCGGCCGGGGCGAGGCGGGGGCGTTCGTGGCCGAGGGTCATCTGCGCCCCGGCGGCCGCCTGCCGGTCAACACCTCGGGCGGCAGCCTCGCCGAGGTCTATCTCCACGGCATGAACCTCGCCACCGAGGCGGTGAAGCAGCTGCGCGGGACGGCGCTGACCCAGATCGACGGGGCGCGGACCTGCCTGCTGACATCGTGCGACACGACCCCCAACGGCGCGCTGGTGCTGCGGAGCTAG